One genomic region from Spirosoma sp. KCTC 42546 encodes:
- a CDS encoding MarC family protein, with protein sequence MLSFKEIISVTLILFSVIDVIGSLPVIIDLRKKTGKIESERATFASGALMISFLFVGERILKLFGVDVASFAVAGALIIFLIGLEMILGRTIFKSEETTGGATHIVPIAFPLIAGAGTLTTIISLRAEYQTVNIIVGIVLNLVLIYAVLKSSGWLETRLGSGGLAVLRKIFGIILLAIAIKLFKTNLIADF encoded by the coding sequence ATGCTCAGTTTTAAAGAAATTATCTCCGTTACACTCATACTATTTTCGGTGATCGACGTTATCGGGTCATTGCCGGTTATTATTGACCTGCGCAAGAAGACCGGTAAGATTGAGTCAGAACGAGCCACGTTTGCATCGGGCGCCCTGATGATCTCCTTTCTGTTCGTTGGGGAACGAATCCTGAAGCTTTTTGGCGTCGATGTGGCATCGTTTGCCGTGGCTGGAGCCCTGATTATTTTCCTGATCGGGCTGGAGATGATTCTCGGTCGAACCATTTTCAAATCGGAAGAAACCACAGGGGGGGCTACCCATATTGTACCAATTGCGTTCCCCCTGATTGCTGGAGCAGGAACATTAACAACCATCATCTCACTCCGGGCTGAATACCAGACGGTAAATATCATTGTCGGTATTGTACTGAATCTGGTGCTGATTTATGCCGTGTTGAAATCGTCGGGCTGGCTCGAAACGCGGCTTGGCTCGGGTGGGCTGGCAGTGTTACGCAAAATCTTTGGGATCATACTGCTGGCCATCGCTATCAAGCTATTCAAGACGAATCTGATTGCCGATTTCTAA
- a CDS encoding aminotransferase class V-fold PLP-dependent enzyme yields the protein MITFYPGPSKVYPQVAEYAAEAIQQGLVSLNHRSAGFMDIVKETVRLLHEKLDIPADYHVALVSSATECWEIVAQSLTAESSLHPYSGAFGKKWAEYTYRIKPPTSLSEADVLCIVQNETSNGTQVNMETLAQFRRDFSSLIAVDAVSSMAGVAFDWSLADVWFASVQKCFGLPAGLAVMVYSPAALKQAEEIGEKAHYNSLLFIHENFSKFQTPYTPNGLGIYMLMRVLQQVPPITTVHAMTTKRATDWYAFFDQFGTDFRLLIHDPAIRSDTVIAVEGSEKAVKEIKAAAQQAGITLGNGYGDWKNTTFRIANFPAITDDEIGTLMQFLRSYR from the coding sequence ATGATCACCTTCTATCCTGGTCCATCAAAAGTCTATCCGCAAGTCGCTGAGTATGCGGCTGAGGCAATCCAGCAGGGCCTAGTGAGCCTGAACCATCGGAGTGCGGGTTTTATGGATATCGTAAAGGAAACGGTTCGGTTGCTTCACGAAAAACTCGACATTCCAGCTGATTACCACGTCGCGTTGGTTTCATCGGCAACAGAGTGCTGGGAAATTGTGGCCCAGTCGCTGACGGCAGAATCCAGCCTGCATCCCTATAGTGGCGCGTTTGGTAAAAAGTGGGCTGAGTATACCTATCGAATCAAACCACCAACCAGCCTGAGCGAAGCCGATGTGTTGTGTATTGTTCAGAACGAAACCTCCAATGGCACCCAGGTTAACATGGAAACACTGGCCCAGTTCAGACGAGATTTCTCGTCGCTGATTGCGGTCGATGCCGTTTCCTCAATGGCGGGGGTTGCTTTCGACTGGTCATTGGCCGATGTCTGGTTTGCTTCCGTACAGAAGTGTTTTGGATTGCCAGCTGGTTTGGCAGTCATGGTTTATTCGCCAGCCGCTCTTAAACAGGCGGAGGAAATTGGCGAGAAGGCACATTACAATAGTCTGCTATTCATTCACGAAAACTTCTCGAAATTTCAGACACCCTATACGCCCAATGGCCTGGGTATCTACATGCTTATGCGCGTTTTGCAGCAGGTGCCCCCCATTACCACGGTGCACGCTATGACAACGAAACGAGCCACTGACTGGTATGCTTTTTTTGACCAGTTTGGCACAGACTTTCGGCTGTTGATCCACGACCCCGCTATCCGTTCCGATACGGTAATTGCCGTAGAAGGTTCAGAGAAAGCAGTTAAGGAAATTAAAGCAGCCGCTCAGCAGGCAGGGATTACGCTGGGCAATGGGTACGGCGACTGGAAAAACACCACCTTCCGAATTGCGAACTTTCCGGCCATAACCGATGATGAGATTGGAACTTTGATGCAATTTCTTCGGTCGTACAGGTAG
- the aroQ gene encoding type II 3-dehydroquinate dehydratase — translation MKQILIINGPNLNLLGKREPTIYGNRSFVDYLETLEAKFPDVQLRYFQSNHEGELIDKIHELGFDIDGIVINAGAYTHTSIAIADALSAVTAPAIEVHISNVHARESFRHHSYLSAKCKGIVVGLGLMGYEMAVRYLMNNE, via the coding sequence ATGAAACAGATATTGATCATTAACGGCCCTAATCTCAACTTGTTGGGCAAGCGTGAACCGACTATTTATGGTAATCGCTCCTTCGTTGACTACCTGGAAACGCTCGAAGCGAAGTTCCCCGACGTGCAACTTCGCTATTTTCAGTCGAATCACGAAGGCGAACTGATTGATAAAATTCACGAACTGGGTTTTGATATCGATGGCATCGTGATCAATGCCGGTGCCTATACGCATACGTCCATTGCCATTGCTGATGCACTATCGGCCGTAACAGCTCCTGCCATAGAGGTGCATATTTCCAATGTTCATGCCCGCGAGTCGTTCCGTCACCATAGTTACCTATCCGCGAAATGCAAAGGCATTGTGGTTGGCCTTGGGCTGATGGGGTACGAAATGGCAGTACGGTATTTAATGAACAATGAATAA
- the xerD gene encoding site-specific tyrosine recombinase XerD, whose product MWQSYINAFKNYLKLERSLAENSVEAYLHDADKLHEYILLTDPARTPMQVTEKELMNFLKYLGELGLSAHSQARMLSGIKSFFKYLLLENLIDRDPTQLLEAPKLGRKLPDTLSFPEIEDMLAAIDLSTPGGTRDRAMLEVLYSSGLRVTELLNLRLTNCFFTEGFVRVLGKGDKVRLVPIGEDAMHYTRIYVEHVRSQLDVQKGDEDTIFLNLRGKQLSRITVFTTIKKLAEEVGIKKTISPHTFRHSFATHLIEGGADLRAVQQMLGHESITTTEIYTHLDRDYLQQTLREYHPRAGGGKWNK is encoded by the coding sequence ATGTGGCAAAGTTATATAAACGCCTTTAAGAACTACCTCAAACTCGAACGGTCACTGGCCGAAAATTCCGTTGAGGCTTATTTGCACGACGCCGACAAACTTCATGAATACATTCTCCTGACTGATCCGGCCCGCACGCCCATGCAGGTGACCGAAAAGGAATTGATGAATTTCCTGAAATACCTTGGCGAGTTGGGCTTATCGGCGCATAGTCAGGCACGGATGTTATCGGGTATAAAATCGTTTTTCAAGTACCTGCTGCTCGAAAACTTAATTGACCGCGACCCAACTCAACTGCTGGAAGCCCCTAAGTTGGGACGAAAACTGCCCGATACGCTCAGCTTTCCCGAAATTGAAGATATGCTGGCGGCTATCGACCTATCGACACCCGGTGGTACCCGCGACCGCGCTATGCTCGAAGTACTCTATAGCTCAGGATTACGCGTTACGGAACTATTGAACCTTCGCCTAACCAACTGTTTTTTTACCGAAGGTTTTGTACGGGTCCTGGGCAAAGGCGACAAGGTTCGGCTGGTACCCATTGGCGAGGATGCGATGCACTATACCCGCATCTATGTCGAGCATGTGCGTAGTCAGCTGGATGTTCAGAAGGGCGACGAAGACACTATTTTCCTGAATCTGCGGGGTAAACAGCTTTCTCGAATTACCGTCTTTACCACCATCAAAAAACTAGCAGAGGAAGTAGGCATCAAGAAGACAATCAGCCCGCACACCTTCCGCCATTCATTCGCGACCCACCTCATCGAAGGGGGTGCCGACCTCCGGGCAGTTCAGCAAATGCTTGGCCATGAATCCATTACCACTACCGAAATTTACACTCACCTCGACCGGGATTATTTACAGCAGACGCTCAGGGAGTATCATCCGCGGGCTGGTGGGGGTAAGTGGAATAAGTGA
- a CDS encoding aminotransferase class V-fold PLP-dependent enzyme, producing the protein MSPVELPLLACQTNEFNLPEGIHYLNCATRSPFSKTVEQAGHSALSQQANPFGLRPDDFFSGAIRVRELFATLINSDDPDRIAIVPSVSYGMAVVARNLALKPGIQAGQTIVLIGDEFPSDVYAWGRVCTELGLTITTVGMPDEFPKGAHWNERLLDAIGPETALVVVPPVHWMYGIRFDLEAIGQRAREVGAWVVIDGTQAIGALPVDLAKIQPDAVVCAGYKWLMGPYSLGLAYFGPAFDEGIPLEEGWMNRLDSNQFHRLMDYQPTYRPKAYRYNVGEHTHFLQMPMLEAALTQLIDWQPVRIQAYAKALLADAWPQLEQLGCRLEPENGSSGRSHHLVGLWLPDQADPMAVQQALLKENVSVSARARVLRIAPHLYNTPDDVDALVRVLTRVL; encoded by the coding sequence ATGTCTCCTGTTGAACTACCCCTTCTCGCCTGTCAAACCAATGAGTTTAACTTGCCCGAAGGCATCCACTATCTAAATTGTGCTACCCGATCACCCTTTAGCAAAACTGTTGAACAAGCGGGCCACTCAGCACTTTCTCAACAGGCAAATCCCTTCGGATTACGCCCTGATGATTTCTTCAGCGGGGCCATTCGTGTACGGGAGTTGTTTGCTACCCTCATCAATTCTGATGATCCAGATAGGATCGCTATTGTACCCTCCGTATCATATGGGATGGCTGTGGTAGCCCGAAATCTAGCGTTAAAACCAGGCATTCAGGCTGGGCAGACAATTGTACTTATTGGCGATGAATTTCCGAGTGATGTATATGCCTGGGGGCGTGTTTGCACCGAGCTTGGATTAACTATAACCACCGTTGGCATGCCCGACGAATTCCCGAAAGGAGCCCACTGGAATGAACGGTTGCTCGATGCAATCGGACCCGAGACCGCACTAGTGGTTGTACCGCCCGTTCACTGGATGTACGGCATCCGTTTTGATCTGGAAGCGATTGGGCAACGGGCCCGCGAGGTTGGAGCCTGGGTTGTGATTGATGGAACCCAGGCCATTGGTGCCTTACCGGTTGATCTGGCAAAAATCCAGCCCGATGCCGTTGTTTGTGCAGGTTATAAATGGCTGATGGGGCCTTATTCGCTTGGATTAGCCTATTTCGGGCCCGCTTTCGATGAAGGTATTCCACTCGAAGAAGGCTGGATGAACCGACTCGACAGTAATCAATTTCACCGATTGATGGATTATCAACCCACCTATCGGCCGAAAGCATACCGCTATAACGTAGGCGAACACACCCATTTTCTGCAAATGCCTATGCTCGAAGCCGCCCTAACTCAGCTCATTGACTGGCAACCAGTCCGTATTCAGGCATACGCCAAAGCCCTGTTAGCAGACGCCTGGCCCCAATTGGAGCAGCTCGGGTGTCGCCTTGAACCTGAGAATGGGAGTTCGGGGCGCAGCCATCATTTAGTTGGGTTATGGTTACCCGATCAGGCCGACCCGATGGCCGTTCAGCAGGCACTCCTGAAAGAAAACGTATCGGTTTCAGCCCGAGCGCGCGTTCTACGCATAGCCCCACACCTGTACAATACACCCGATGATGTGGATGCGTTGGTTAGGGTATTGACAAGAGTGCTTTAA
- a CDS encoding VOC family protein, giving the protein MLQLAAVHHIAIICSDYEVSKRFYTEVLGFTILGEYYRAERQSYKLDLALNGQYLIELFSFPNPPKRPSRPEASGLRHVAFAVTDLDAAIVHLNGQGVSTEPVRVDEHTGRRFTFFADPDELPLELYEA; this is encoded by the coding sequence ATGCTTCAACTCGCTGCTGTACATCATATTGCCATAATCTGCTCGGACTATGAAGTCTCCAAACGATTTTATACCGAGGTATTAGGCTTTACTATCCTGGGAGAATACTATCGGGCGGAACGACAATCCTATAAATTGGATCTGGCCCTGAATGGGCAGTACCTGATTGAGCTCTTCTCCTTTCCCAACCCGCCTAAACGCCCCTCGCGACCCGAAGCATCTGGCTTACGTCATGTAGCGTTTGCTGTTACTGACCTCGATGCCGCCATCGTGCATTTAAACGGACAAGGTGTTTCTACGGAACCAGTCCGGGTAGATGAGCACACGGGTCGGCGCTTCACCTTCTTCGCCGACCCCGATGAGTTGCCGCTGGAGTTGTACGAAGCTTAG